The genomic window CATTTGCCGGAAGTGGCGCGCTGGGTTTTGAAGCATTATCACGGGGTGCAAAACAGGTAACGTTTATTGACAGCAATATTCAGACCATCCGATATTTGCAACAAGTCGCCCAACAATTAGGCGCTGAACACAGTCAATTCTTTCATGCGCAATTGCCAAATGGATCCTTACATTTAAATAAGCCCTTTGATATTATTTTTCTCGATCCTCCTTTTGCCAGCCCACTACTAATGCAAGTGCTCGCTTGGATCCTTAAAGAAGATCTACTTGACACCTCTGGTATGCTTTACCTCGAGTCCTCAATCGACATCCAGTTAGATGATTTTATTGAATACCGTGCGAAAAAATCGGGACAAGTGTATTATAAGTTATTAACATTGAAATAAGTGAGTGATGGTATTATGTTATTTTTTTTAGCAGCATTAATTATTTTTTCGATTACATTAATCGCCGGTTGGTATCCGCTGTATCGAAAAAAACGCGATAACCATCACCCAGAATTACCATTTGCAGAAGCTTTCGCAGCCGGCGTATTTTTAGGTGCCGGTTTAATTCATATGCTAAGTGATGCGCAAAGTGATTTTACTCAGTTAGGCGCGCACTACCCCTGGGCATTTTTAATTAGTGGTATCACGTTTTTATTTTTGTTATGGCTAGAACATTTAGGCCAAGAATATTATGAACACTTAGGTTCAAACAGCAATCATTTTGCTCTGCTCGCCACAGGATTATTGTGCTTTCACGCCTTATTTTTAGGCGCTGCCTTAGGCTTAGCCCTCGACACCTCCATGTTTATTTTAATTTTAATCGCAATTCTTGGTCACAAATGGGCAGAAAGTTTTTCACTTGCCGTACAAATTAGTAAGAGCCAATTTTCATCGCGATCATGTAATTATTTATTTTTATTTTTTTCATTGATGACACCATTAGGCATTCTGATTGGTCAAGTAATTTCTCATTCACATTCTTATCT from Legionellales bacterium includes these protein-coding regions:
- the rsmD gene encoding 16S rRNA (guanine(966)-N(2))-methyltransferase RsmD, which translates into the protein MTQHNNQQVRIIGGKWRGRKLNFPADKAIRPTSDRIRETVFNWLQSTIVDANCLDAFAGSGALGFEALSRGAKQVTFIDSNIQTIRYLQQVAQQLGAEHSQFFHAQLPNGSLHLNKPFDIIFLDPPFASPLLMQVLAWILKEDLLDTSGMLYLESSIDIQLDDFIEYRAKKSGQVYYKLLTLK
- a CDS encoding ZIP family metal transporter, encoding MLFFLAALIIFSITLIAGWYPLYRKKRDNHHPELPFAEAFAAGVFLGAGLIHMLSDAQSDFTQLGAHYPWAFLISGITFLFLLWLEHLGQEYYEHLGSNSNHFALLATGLLCFHALFLGAALGLALDTSMFILILIAILGHKWAESFSLAVQISKSQFSSRSCNYLFLFFSLMTPLGILIGQVISHSHSYLSALSPIVNAISAGTFIYLGTLHGLERATMISRCCNLKQFSLTIFGFMLMALIAVWT